From Brassica rapa cultivar Chiifu-401-42 chromosome A06, CAAS_Brap_v3.01, whole genome shotgun sequence:
CAAACTCCATTTGGCAAACCACACAACGATCAATCTCGTTTTTGTTATGTGAAAATACGTAGCTAGATGGCTTCAGACACGTGGAGATTTCGATCTGCGTCAGGCCACGTTTTTCAACTCCGATGAATTCTCCAAGTGCAATCAGTTCCTCGTAAGACAACTGGTCGGGGTCAATCTCGTCTTCTTCCTCCAGGAAATCATCCTCCTCAACGTAAGAGTTGCTTTCTTGGTCCTCAAGATACTCATTgatttcatcttcatcttctccaaaccCATTGCTATCGAAATACTCGTAGTAGTTATCATTTCTTCCTTCTTCGTCTtcgtcttcatcttcatctt
This genomic window contains:
- the LOC103873588 gene encoding E3 ubiquitin ligase BIG BROTHER-related isoform X1 — translated: MDNQEEDPKQPPNKFPDLTVFEQANSEVALAASQANSHFPPRIHDLASSRFSMMESDGESEDEDEDEDEDEEGRNDNYYEYFDSNGFGEDEDEINEYLEDQESNSYVEEDDFLEEEDEIDPDQLSYEELIALGEFIGVEKRGLTQIEISTCLKPSSYVFSHNKNEIDRCVVCQMEFEEGESLVVLRLCNHPYHSECITKWLQTKKVCPICGSEPSHG